The window TACAGCCCGGTGACCGACAGCAGCAACAGCGTCATGACGACTCCGATCGCCGAGCCGAGGCCGTATTCCTGCCCGGCGAAAGCCTGTTGGTACGCATAGACGTTGAGGACCAGGTTGCGCCCGGCGACACCGCCGCCGTTGGTCATCACGTAGATCTGGGTGAACACCTTGAAGTCCCAGATGATCGACTGCACGGTCGCGATCATCAGCAGCGGGCGCACCATCGGCAGCACGATCGACCAGGTCGTCCGCCACACCGACGCGCCGTCGAGCGACGCGGCTTCGAGCACCTCGTCCGGTACGCCCTTGATCCCCGCGTACATCGTGACCAGCACGAACGGGAACGAGCACCAGATCACCTCGGCGGCGACCAGCCCGAACGCGCCGAGCGTGCCGAAGGTCCACGAGTGATGCTCGAACGGCAGTCCGATTCCCGACAGGACCTCGTTGACCAGGCCGAAGTCGGTGTCGAAGAGGAACAGCCAGACGTAGGAGCCCGCGATCGCCGGGGTCGACCACGCGCCGAGCGCGGCGAGGAACAGCAGCGTCCGGGGGAGGGAACGCACCCGGCTCGCCAGCACCGCGAGCCCGGTGCCGACGACGAGCGAACCGACGACGCAGGCCGCGGCGAAGCCGACCGTCTTGCCGAGCACGCTCCAGAACTGCGCCTGGGACAGCAGGTCGGTGTAGTTCGCGAAGCCGAGGAACACCAACGGCGCGTTGCCCGCGGCCTGCGGCTGGCCGTAGTCGTAGAACGAGATCAGGACCAGCTGGTAGATCGGGTACGCCAGCATCGCCGCGAGCAGGATGCCCGCCGGGGCGAGGTAGAGCGCGGCGGCCCGGCCGTCCCCCTTCCGCCGCGGCCTCCGCGCGGGGGCCGTGACGGAAGGGACTTCCTGGACGGTCACCACTAGCCGAAGGCCTTGTCCATCGCCGCAGCCGCGTCGGCCAGCGCCGCCGCCGGGTCCTTGCCACCGGTCGCGATCTGCTGGACGGCCGTCGGCAGCACGTTCTGGCTGTCGATCTTCGACCACGCCGGGGTCGCCGGGACGAACTTCGTGCCCGCCTTCAGCGTGTCGA of the Amycolatopsis sp. NBC_01488 genome contains:
- a CDS encoding carbohydrate ABC transporter permease: MVTVQEVPSVTAPARRPRRKGDGRAAALYLAPAGILLAAMLAYPIYQLVLISFYDYGQPQAAGNAPLVFLGFANYTDLLSQAQFWSVLGKTVGFAAACVVGSLVVGTGLAVLASRVRSLPRTLLFLAALGAWSTPAIAGSYVWLFLFDTDFGLVNEVLSGIGLPFEHHSWTFGTLGAFGLVAAEVIWCSFPFVLVTMYAGIKGVPDEVLEAASLDGASVWRTTWSIVLPMVRPLLMIATVQSIIWDFKVFTQIYVMTNGGGVAGRNLVLNVYAYQQAFAGQEYGLGSAIGVVMTLLLLSVTGLYVRSQRRSAAWL